The following coding sequences are from one Natrarchaeobaculum sulfurireducens window:
- a CDS encoding cation:proton antiporter has product MSELLTAVSILFIVAGPFLVLANRFGLPTVPALVLAGVVAGWVLEPDPLLELAYYGIALLVFTFGARIDLEAIRTVIVDGELAAIGQILVVGSLGVGFAVVLGVSPTDAVYLGIAAALSSTIVGTALLQREIIMDLVYGRLSQSLHFVQDLLAILFVLLLGAGTLEADYVVPALAAGVALLLAAIFVNRYLFDVMGRLAGDSDELMILGVITLLAAFVGVAEFVGVSIVVGAFAAGLAVRHDPVEYLGLFNGLQSLRDFFVAIFFVTIGALVVFPFVEVGWAESVEKLLLAGGLVLLTAVVKPAVTTAILVARGYEARSATLASLNTDQVSEFALIIAIQALLLGAVSPSVFDAIILAAAVTMITSSLTHRYNEEIYRALADRGVISGRHDRIDEWSDVPADLTDHVIVVGYGRQGQKLVETCEELGQPYVVIENDPARRGAVTIDCEAAVIGDAMEDYTWEKANVDDAKLIVSTVDSRLVSRRILSLDVDADVTLRAGDRETALELVDEGALYVGHPDLLAGQQLAHQIQAVLAGDLTREELRERQRGELERLADYVPLHLR; this is encoded by the coding sequence ATGAGTGAGTTGCTCACCGCGGTCTCGATACTCTTCATCGTGGCAGGGCCGTTCCTGGTCCTCGCCAACCGGTTTGGCCTGCCGACGGTGCCGGCGCTGGTCCTCGCCGGAGTCGTCGCCGGGTGGGTACTCGAACCGGACCCACTGCTCGAACTCGCGTACTACGGGATCGCCCTCCTCGTGTTCACGTTCGGTGCCCGGATCGATCTCGAAGCGATTCGGACGGTGATCGTCGACGGAGAACTCGCGGCGATCGGACAGATTCTCGTCGTCGGGTCGCTCGGTGTCGGGTTTGCCGTCGTCCTCGGCGTGTCGCCGACCGACGCAGTCTACCTCGGAATCGCTGCTGCACTCTCGTCGACCATCGTCGGGACGGCGCTGCTCCAGCGGGAGATCATCATGGATCTCGTCTACGGCCGACTGTCCCAGTCGCTGCACTTCGTCCAGGATCTGCTCGCTATCCTCTTCGTGCTTCTCCTCGGCGCTGGCACGCTCGAGGCGGACTACGTGGTTCCGGCGCTTGCCGCAGGTGTGGCGCTGTTGCTCGCGGCTATCTTCGTCAACCGATATCTGTTCGACGTCATGGGTCGACTCGCGGGAGACTCGGACGAACTCATGATCCTTGGCGTCATCACGTTGCTCGCGGCGTTCGTCGGCGTCGCCGAGTTCGTCGGCGTCTCGATCGTCGTCGGGGCCTTCGCTGCCGGGCTCGCCGTTCGACACGACCCCGTCGAGTATCTCGGCCTGTTCAACGGCCTCCAGTCGCTCAGGGACTTCTTCGTCGCGATCTTCTTCGTCACGATCGGGGCGCTCGTCGTCTTCCCGTTCGTCGAAGTCGGGTGGGCCGAGTCCGTCGAGAAACTGCTGCTGGCCGGGGGCCTCGTGCTCCTGACCGCGGTGGTGAAACCGGCCGTCACCACAGCGATTCTGGTGGCTCGCGGCTACGAGGCCCGCTCGGCGACGCTCGCCAGCCTCAACACCGACCAGGTCAGCGAGTTCGCGCTCATCATCGCCATCCAGGCGCTCCTGCTTGGGGCGGTGAGCCCGTCGGTCTTCGACGCGATCATCCTCGCGGCGGCGGTGACGATGATCACCTCGAGTCTCACCCACCGGTACAACGAGGAAATCTATCGAGCGCTCGCCGACCGTGGTGTCATCAGCGGCCGGCACGACCGAATCGACGAGTGGAGCGACGTGCCAGCGGATCTCACGGACCACGTGATCGTCGTCGGTTACGGCCGACAGGGACAGAAGCTGGTCGAGACCTGCGAAGAACTGGGACAGCCCTACGTCGTCATCGAGAACGATCCCGCCCGCAGAGGAGCCGTTACGATCGACTGTGAAGCCGCCGTCATCGGGGACGCGATGGAAGATTATACCTGGGAGAAGGCGAACGTCGACGACGCGAAACTCATCGTCTCGACGGTCGACTCCCGGCTTGTCTCGCGGCGTATCCTCTCGCTCGACGTCGACGCCGACGTGACGCTACGGGCTGGCGACCGGGAAACCGCCCTGGAACTGGTCGACGAGGGAGCGCTGTACGTCGGCCACCCAGACCTGCTCGCGGGCCAGCAACTGGCCCACCAGATCCAGGCGGTACTCGCCGGCGACCTGACGCGTGAGGAGTTGCGAGAACGACAGCGAGGCGAACTCGAGCGTCTCGCCGACTACGTCCCGCTTCACCTTCGTTAA
- a CDS encoding ABC transporter permease, protein MIPDRLKSNLTKELRRSLLAKVGIVIFVSILLMGLFAPVLATHNPNEQGHNDEMGASYPPLGLTDEMTISQDGERVAHTVEGTTDHVLGTNNVGQDIYSRFLYGARTSLLVGLSGTLLATAIGVPVGLAAGYFGGRVDDGLMRVADIMLAFPSLVLALALMGAFGRGTVSIPDPIVAAGFADGMPESITFPGMVTVVVALVTWVWFARVARGEAMAVRNEEYVKAARSLGASHATIVRKHVLPNSLTPIIVLATIQVAAIILLESSLSYLGFSGTTLSWGYEIQRGHDVMRNQWWVATVPGIGIVLAVIGVNLLGDWLRDALDPNIEGEGAGGAG, encoded by the coding sequence ATGATCCCGGATCGACTCAAGTCAAATCTGACGAAGGAACTACGTCGAAGTCTGTTAGCAAAAGTCGGGATCGTTATTTTCGTTTCGATCCTCCTCATGGGATTGTTCGCCCCGGTGTTAGCGACACACAACCCGAACGAACAGGGACACAACGACGAGATGGGGGCGTCATATCCACCGCTCGGGTTGACCGACGAGATGACCATCTCGCAAGACGGTGAACGTGTGGCTCACACCGTCGAGGGAACCACCGATCACGTTCTCGGGACGAACAATGTCGGCCAGGATATCTACTCGCGGTTCCTCTATGGGGCCCGAACGTCGTTGCTCGTCGGTCTCTCGGGAACGCTACTGGCGACCGCTATCGGTGTTCCAGTTGGCCTGGCTGCGGGTTACTTTGGTGGTCGAGTCGACGACGGACTAATGCGGGTCGCCGACATTATGCTGGCGTTCCCGTCGCTTGTCCTCGCGCTGGCGCTGATGGGCGCGTTCGGCCGCGGGACTGTCAGCATACCGGACCCGATCGTTGCAGCCGGGTTCGCGGACGGAATGCCTGAATCGATCACGTTCCCCGGCATGGTGACGGTGGTGGTCGCGCTCGTCACCTGGGTGTGGTTCGCCCGCGTCGCCCGTGGGGAGGCGATGGCAGTACGTAACGAAGAATACGTCAAAGCGGCGCGCTCACTCGGCGCAAGCCACGCCACGATCGTTCGAAAACACGTCCTCCCGAACAGCCTCACACCCATTATCGTGCTCGCGACGATCCAAGTCGCAGCGATCATCCTCCTCGAGAGTTCGCTTTCGTATCTCGGCTTCTCGGGAACGACGCTCTCGTGGGGATACGAGATTCAGCGGGGACACGACGTGATGCGCAACCAATGGTGGGTCGCCACCGTTCCGGGAATCGGTATCGTTCTCGCCGTGATCGGTGTCAACCTGCTCGGCGATTGGCTACGGGACGCTCTCGACCCGAACATCGAGGGCGAAGGAGCTGGAGGTGCTGGCTGA
- a CDS encoding ribonuclease H family protein, whose translation MAAHGRSALRDLFDESPTPHIAHPPRTHHRDFYVATDGSFREAGGGLGAVIETRDGTRVTRIASPDTPPDNNVAEYRALHLGLDVLAARAPDDARVGVLVDHDALASNVNTTVLATSYPDGASPRPVSIPSETRYHWRGIQARLNGFEEVRAARIDSDDNPAHPLANAPDQYRHVNREPDRCVLPESPEPTATQFPPPSRADRNGGGRASD comes from the coding sequence ATGGCCGCTCACGGCCGGTCAGCACTGCGGGACCTGTTCGACGAGTCGCCGACGCCGCATATCGCCCATCCTCCGCGGACACACCATCGTGACTTCTACGTCGCTACTGATGGCTCTTTCCGGGAGGCTGGCGGTGGGCTCGGCGCCGTTATCGAAACGCGCGACGGCACCCGCGTCACACGCATCGCGTCGCCGGATACGCCGCCGGACAACAACGTCGCCGAGTATCGGGCGCTGCACCTCGGTCTCGACGTCCTCGCCGCCCGCGCACCCGACGACGCCAGAGTCGGCGTACTCGTCGACCACGACGCACTCGCAAGCAACGTCAACACTACCGTGCTCGCGACGAGCTATCCCGACGGCGCGTCGCCACGGCCGGTTTCTATCCCCTCGGAAACCCGCTATCACTGGCGAGGTATCCAGGCCCGCCTGAACGGCTTCGAAGAAGTCCGTGCCGCCCGCATCGACAGTGACGACAACCCCGCCCACCCGCTCGCGAACGCCCCCGACCAGTACCGACACGTGAATCGCGAACCGGATCGATGCGTCCTGCCGGAGTCGCCTGAACCGACGGCGACCCAGTTTCCGCCACCGTCTCGAGCCGATCGAAACGGGGGCGGGCGCGCCTCTGACTAA
- a CDS encoding bacteriophage holin: MTGPVDSRALGLSAGIIWSLVVFLLELFAGTDYGERWRLLLEDIYPGYSREPGDLVWGTLLGFVDAFVLGYVFGWLYNRLAR, from the coding sequence ATGACTGGGCCCGTCGACTCACGTGCGCTCGGCCTCTCGGCCGGAATCATCTGGAGCCTCGTCGTTTTCCTGCTCGAGCTGTTCGCTGGCACCGACTACGGCGAACGCTGGCGACTGCTGCTCGAGGACATCTATCCCGGCTACAGTCGGGAACCAGGCGACCTCGTCTGGGGGACGCTCCTCGGGTTCGTCGACGCGTTCGTCCTCGGCTACGTCTTCGGCTGGCTGTACAACCGATTAGCGAGGTGA
- a CDS encoding HAD family hydrolase, which produces MPRAVVFDLDYTLAVPRRDRTTILREAVDAADAPTLTREEYLEAHRRNLTRETREPIFADLLADREAEADPVELARAYRETIAETLEPLPGVEEMLAELRDSYRVGLLTNGPVRAQRDKLETLGWEDAFDAALVTGELEAGKPDRRAFDAIADALAVAPGDVVYVGDEVDADVYGATNAGMDVIQVLLEDGPDPDPRAIAHVRQAAVATEIPAVVAGRE; this is translated from the coding sequence ATGCCACGGGCGGTCGTCTTCGACCTCGATTACACGCTCGCCGTCCCGCGACGGGATCGCACGACTATTCTCCGGGAGGCCGTCGACGCCGCCGACGCGCCGACACTGACCCGCGAGGAGTACCTGGAGGCCCACCGTCGAAACCTCACGCGCGAGACGCGCGAGCCGATTTTCGCGGACTTGCTCGCCGACCGCGAGGCCGAGGCCGACCCCGTCGAACTCGCCAGAGCTTACCGCGAGACGATCGCCGAGACGCTCGAGCCCCTCCCTGGCGTCGAGGAAATGCTCGCCGAACTCAGGGACAGCTATCGCGTCGGGTTGCTTACCAACGGCCCCGTCCGTGCCCAGCGCGACAAACTCGAGACGCTGGGCTGGGAGGACGCCTTCGACGCCGCGCTCGTGACGGGCGAACTCGAGGCCGGAAAACCCGACCGGCGGGCGTTCGACGCGATCGCTGACGCACTTGCAGTTGCACCCGGTGACGTGGTCTACGTCGGCGACGAGGTCGATGCCGACGTCTACGGGGCCACGAACGCGGGGATGGACGTGATTCAGGTCCTCCTCGAGGACGGCCCCGACCCGGACCCGCGGGCCATCGCACACGTTCGACAGGCGGCGGTCGCGACCGAGATCCCGGCGGTCGTCGCTGGCCGCGAGTGA
- a CDS encoding cation:proton antiporter — protein MVSEVTLTVDLAIILLGATLAGFVAKRTGQPTIIAYIVAGVVMGPAALGIVEVSELTELLSELGLAFLLFLLGIKMRLDEVQHVLSPIVKISIPQMTVVFLAGFGIALALPPFGLLEAFLIGLAVMYSSTAVVIKMLNDKDEATSLHGKIDVGVLLVQDIVVVIILAVLAAGRPDDLAEVATTLAVVLVLVAIVTLAAIGASRSVLPTVFRRIADDKEVFFLVAIAWAFLFVFVSDNVNLFLAPFGIEAYLSIEMGAFMAGLAIAQLPYSKELQDRVNPLTDLFVMVFFVSVALDLEAAQLLAHWQEAILAALVLMPVKFLVFFYLIDWQGFDSETTFLGSINMIQVSEFGIIVAAVAFEGGFIEAEVLGFMTLLAIFTMAVSVYFVEFNHALYERFEPTISRWTGDGEFGGGKREYSGHAVVVGYDDVTRNALPILDAHYEDVVVIDRTVGHIEALKEEGYDAIFGDAHNATIRKDAAVKKADFVLSSSVQPTVNEVLLREANDDATTFVEAKRIDHARDFYDSGAHCVIMTPYLSADRLSEYLRSYLEGAEEVLDEAIDGDVELLQTANPFPDPRNQLEGGLDE, from the coding sequence ATGGTCTCTGAGGTAACGCTCACCGTCGATCTCGCCATTATTTTGCTGGGTGCGACGCTTGCCGGCTTCGTCGCGAAACGGACGGGCCAGCCGACGATCATCGCGTACATCGTCGCGGGGGTCGTCATGGGACCGGCGGCCCTCGGTATCGTCGAGGTTAGCGAGCTCACCGAGTTGCTCTCCGAACTCGGCCTCGCGTTCTTGCTGTTTTTACTCGGGATCAAGATGCGACTCGACGAGGTCCAACACGTTCTCTCACCGATCGTCAAAATCTCGATCCCTCAGATGACGGTGGTCTTTCTCGCTGGGTTCGGCATCGCGCTCGCGTTGCCGCCGTTTGGCCTCCTCGAGGCGTTTCTGATCGGATTAGCGGTGATGTACAGTTCGACGGCGGTCGTCATCAAGATGTTAAACGACAAAGACGAGGCGACGTCGTTACACGGGAAAATCGACGTCGGCGTCCTCCTCGTCCAGGACATCGTCGTCGTCATCATCCTGGCGGTGCTCGCGGCCGGGCGGCCGGACGACCTCGCCGAAGTCGCGACGACGCTCGCCGTCGTCCTCGTGCTCGTCGCCATCGTTACCCTCGCGGCTATCGGTGCCTCCCGATCGGTGCTGCCGACGGTGTTCCGTCGTATCGCCGACGATAAGGAGGTGTTCTTCCTCGTCGCTATCGCCTGGGCGTTCCTGTTCGTCTTCGTCTCCGACAACGTCAATCTCTTTCTCGCCCCCTTCGGCATCGAGGCCTATCTCTCGATCGAGATGGGGGCGTTCATGGCAGGGCTGGCGATCGCCCAGCTCCCCTACAGCAAGGAACTGCAGGACCGGGTCAACCCGCTGACGGACCTGTTCGTCATGGTGTTTTTCGTCTCGGTCGCCCTCGACTTAGAGGCCGCCCAGTTGCTGGCTCACTGGCAGGAAGCGATCCTCGCCGCGCTGGTGTTGATGCCCGTGAAATTCCTCGTGTTCTTCTACCTGATCGACTGGCAGGGCTTTGACTCCGAGACGACGTTCCTCGGCTCGATCAACATGATCCAGGTCAGCGAGTTCGGCATCATCGTCGCCGCCGTCGCTTTCGAAGGCGGGTTCATCGAGGCCGAGGTGCTCGGGTTCATGACGCTGCTGGCGATCTTCACGATGGCCGTCTCGGTGTACTTCGTCGAGTTCAACCACGCGTTATACGAGCGGTTCGAGCCGACGATCTCCCGCTGGACTGGCGACGGCGAGTTCGGGGGCGGGAAACGTGAATACAGCGGTCACGCAGTCGTCGTCGGTTACGACGACGTGACGCGGAATGCGCTTCCGATCCTCGACGCACACTACGAGGACGTGGTCGTCATCGACCGGACGGTCGGACACATCGAGGCGCTCAAAGAAGAGGGATACGACGCCATCTTTGGAGATGCCCACAACGCCACCATCCGGAAAGATGCGGCGGTGAAGAAAGCGGACTTTGTCCTCTCCTCGTCGGTCCAGCCGACGGTGAACGAAGTGTTGCTCAGGGAGGCCAACGACGACGCGACCACGTTCGTCGAAGCGAAGCGCATCGACCATGCGCGCGACTTCTACGACAGCGGTGCACACTGCGTGATCATGACCCCGTATCTCTCAGCCGACAGACTCTCGGAGTACCTCCGGTCGTACCTCGAGGGAGCGGAAGAGGTTTTGGACGAAGCGATCGACGGCGACGTCGAACTGTTGCAAACGGCGAATCCGTTCCCGGATCCCCGCAACCAGCTCGAGGGTGGTCTCGATGAGTGA
- a CDS encoding DUF2240 family protein, whose translation MSLRVAVAAPFVQHGTSRLEESEFVVSLSLDRDWFSPDQAKRLIDIAAQEGLLEHDDGDVVAAFDHAEVTIPESFAPDEDLLRERSAFERVLDALVAEGVEKHEAVGAINSLQGELGVTIEVAAVMYARREGLEVAELVPMAREALLSDAASE comes from the coding sequence ATGAGCCTTCGGGTCGCCGTCGCCGCGCCGTTCGTCCAGCACGGGACGTCACGTCTCGAGGAGAGTGAGTTCGTCGTCTCGCTCTCGCTCGACCGCGACTGGTTCTCGCCCGATCAGGCAAAACGGCTGATCGATATCGCCGCCCAGGAGGGACTGCTCGAGCACGACGACGGGGACGTCGTCGCCGCGTTCGATCACGCCGAGGTCACTATCCCCGAGTCGTTCGCCCCCGACGAGGACCTGCTTCGGGAACGGTCGGCGTTCGAGCGAGTCCTCGACGCGCTAGTCGCCGAGGGCGTCGAGAAACACGAGGCCGTCGGCGCGATCAACAGCCTGCAAGGTGAACTCGGCGTGACGATCGAAGTCGCAGCCGTCATGTATGCCCGCCGAGAAGGCCTCGAGGTCGCCGAACTCGTGCCCATGGCTCGCGAAGCACTGCTCTCCGACGCCGCGAGCGAGTAA
- a CDS encoding ABC transporter ATP-binding protein, with amino-acid sequence MTTQILRVEGLKTRFFTDEGQVNAVDGVDLVIDRGETYGIVGESGSGKSVTARSIIDLIESPGEITDGEVWYRNPELAAAIADDHPEAVDGDSIDLQRVPKSARRSLRGSHFSMIFQDPQSSFNPTITVGEQIAEAVEVQRRAHANPRSTRARSERYSLTSMILGSVVSSKRYVTDESHERAIELLELVGIPDPVERAAEYPHEYSGGMLQRAMIAQALAGEPDVLIADEPTTALDVTIQAQILDLLDELQAEMDMTILLITHNLGVVARMCDRVGVMYAGEIVERGTLEDVFDDHVHPYTEGLLGSVPNLDGASGRLQPIPGNVPSLLDHEMDDQCHFVDRCPKAMDACLEHPPEYDAGGTDHHTARCVLSEMAYDETRVLGDDSADGRSRRGEHADSKTAGPGFDSADGKSTHRTLEERGGDRP; translated from the coding sequence ATGACTACGCAAATACTCCGCGTCGAGGGACTGAAGACCAGATTCTTCACCGATGAGGGGCAGGTGAACGCAGTGGACGGTGTCGACCTCGTGATCGACCGCGGGGAGACGTACGGAATCGTCGGTGAAAGTGGTTCGGGCAAAAGCGTGACGGCTCGATCGATTATCGACCTGATCGAGTCGCCCGGCGAGATCACCGACGGCGAGGTCTGGTATCGCAATCCCGAACTCGCTGCTGCGATCGCTGACGATCACCCGGAAGCCGTCGACGGCGATAGCATCGACCTTCAGCGAGTACCGAAGTCGGCCAGACGTTCGCTGCGTGGATCTCACTTCAGCATGATCTTTCAGGATCCCCAGAGCAGTTTCAACCCGACCATCACCGTCGGCGAACAGATCGCCGAGGCCGTCGAGGTCCAACGACGGGCACATGCAAACCCACGGTCGACCCGCGCTCGCTCGGAACGCTACTCGCTGACCTCGATGATTCTCGGCTCGGTCGTCTCGTCGAAGCGATACGTCACCGATGAGAGTCACGAGCGTGCCATTGAACTGCTCGAACTGGTCGGCATCCCCGATCCGGTCGAGCGCGCAGCGGAGTACCCTCACGAGTACTCCGGTGGCATGCTCCAGCGGGCGATGATCGCGCAGGCGTTAGCGGGCGAACCAGATGTGTTGATCGCCGACGAGCCGACGACGGCACTAGACGTGACGATTCAGGCCCAGATTCTCGACCTTCTCGATGAACTTCAGGCGGAGATGGATATGACGATCCTGCTGATCACCCACAACCTAGGCGTCGTTGCGCGGATGTGCGACCGCGTTGGCGTCATGTACGCCGGCGAGATCGTCGAACGCGGCACGCTCGAGGACGTGTTCGACGACCACGTTCATCCGTACACTGAGGGATTGCTTGGCTCGGTACCGAATCTCGACGGAGCGAGCGGTCGGCTACAGCCGATCCCAGGGAACGTCCCGAGCCTGCTCGATCACGAAATGGACGATCAGTGTCACTTCGTCGATCGGTGTCCGAAGGCGATGGACGCGTGTCTCGAGCATCCACCGGAATACGACGCCGGAGGAACCGACCACCACACCGCACGGTGTGTCCTCTCCGAGATGGCTTACGATGAGACGCGGGTCCTCGGAGACGACTCCGCCGACGGCCGATCAAGGAGGGGCGAACACGCCGACTCGAAGACGGCTGGTCCCGGTTTTGACTCTGCGGATGGCAAATCGACACACCGGACTCTCGAGGAACGCGGCGGTGATCGGCCATGA
- a CDS encoding ABC transporter substrate-binding protein yields the protein MQGADKPTTDRRTILKLTGAASVSAGLGSIAGCLGDPNGEDDIEIDTLTITQGEFPDVEDPNDHITGPYFNVYDHVYEPLFDVTPGEEPEPRIVETWEHGDDGTVELTIQEGILFHDGQELTASDIEFTLERQIDPDVPPVSDQVAGLGSIEGAEAIDETTVELSYSGAPQLAEFEFGNYLRAVSQEWYENEAPTTDDGVISGDDASAFNGTGPYQVTEYSPGQNRIVLEPFEDYWGDEPHVAELVFEGETSDSGRVSSLLSDETDFIDNVQPTEVGNVEDDADSRVEEVTSFRNIFLPMKNEVEPFDSEEFRQAMNYAVDNEEIISDILLGSGSPMSQPTPPEVNGYNPDLEPYDHDLERAEELVEEAGFTEDDPAEITLHVPEGRYLNDAEVGERAADQIDQLPNVDCDLETQPFDVISDANSAGPDHEEIPFFLIGWGVITGDADYGMYGFFHDDGGVQSFRDEELQAELEATQVEDDPETREAMLQEVNEMAREKSPWVFLHQQQSIYGLASDIEWSAREDESVFVWEMD from the coding sequence ATGCAGGGTGCTGACAAGCCAACGACGGACAGGCGAACAATCTTGAAGCTCACTGGAGCCGCGAGCGTTTCAGCGGGACTCGGATCGATCGCTGGCTGCCTCGGCGATCCGAACGGCGAGGATGATATCGAGATCGATACGCTCACCATCACGCAGGGTGAATTTCCGGATGTCGAGGATCCGAACGACCACATCACGGGGCCGTATTTCAACGTCTACGACCACGTCTACGAGCCGCTGTTCGACGTAACTCCAGGGGAGGAGCCGGAACCCCGTATCGTCGAAACCTGGGAACACGGCGACGATGGAACCGTCGAGTTGACCATCCAAGAGGGTATTCTCTTTCACGACGGCCAAGAACTCACCGCAAGCGACATCGAATTCACCCTCGAGCGACAGATCGATCCCGACGTCCCACCGGTCTCGGATCAGGTCGCTGGTCTGGGATCAATCGAGGGAGCCGAAGCGATCGACGAGACCACCGTCGAACTCTCCTACAGCGGCGCACCACAACTTGCGGAGTTCGAGTTCGGAAACTACCTCCGAGCGGTCAGTCAGGAGTGGTACGAGAACGAGGCACCAACGACCGACGACGGTGTCATCTCCGGCGATGACGCATCCGCGTTCAACGGCACCGGCCCGTATCAGGTCACCGAGTACAGCCCTGGACAGAACCGGATCGTACTCGAGCCATTCGAGGACTATTGGGGCGACGAGCCACACGTCGCCGAACTCGTCTTCGAGGGTGAAACCTCTGACTCCGGCCGCGTGAGTTCGCTGCTGAGCGACGAGACCGACTTCATCGACAACGTTCAGCCGACCGAAGTCGGAAACGTTGAGGACGACGCCGATAGTCGAGTCGAGGAAGTCACTTCGTTCCGGAACATCTTCCTGCCGATGAAAAACGAGGTCGAACCGTTCGACAGCGAGGAGTTCCGACAGGCGATGAACTACGCGGTCGACAACGAAGAGATCATCAGCGACATCCTATTGGGCAGCGGCTCCCCGATGTCCCAGCCGACCCCGCCGGAGGTCAACGGCTACAACCCGGATCTCGAGCCGTACGACCACGACCTCGAGCGGGCCGAAGAACTTGTCGAGGAGGCCGGGTTTACCGAGGACGACCCTGCAGAAATCACGCTTCACGTCCCCGAAGGACGATACCTAAACGACGCCGAGGTCGGCGAACGCGCGGCCGATCAGATCGATCAACTGCCGAACGTCGACTGTGACCTCGAGACCCAACCGTTCGACGTGATCTCGGATGCGAACTCCGCCGGCCCGGACCACGAAGAGATCCCGTTCTTCCTGATCGGGTGGGGAGTGATTACGGGAGATGCCGACTACGGAATGTACGGGTTCTTCCACGACGACGGCGGCGTCCAGAGCTTCCGCGACGAGGAACTCCAAGCGGAACTCGAGGCAACGCAAGTCGAAGACGACCCCGAAACTCGGGAGGCGATGCTTCAGGAGGTCAACGAGATGGCCCGCGAGAAATCACCGTGGGTCTTCCTTCACCAACAACAGAGTATCTACGGGCTTGCCAGTGACATCGAGTGGAGCGCTCGAGAGGACGAGAGCGTCTTCGTCTGGGAGATGGACTGA
- a CDS encoding ABC transporter permease → MAFGKFLIRRIAQGVFVVWGVVTITFALRALSPGDPVNLVAGQVPDEATRQQIRQDLGLDQPISVQYFTYLSDLLTGNLGFSYNQRRSVNDIIAQHFAATVELAVAATVVAIVIAIPLGVVSATRRDEPADYAATLGSLVGISTPNFWLGIMLILIVAMQVGFLPTSGRGVAFHEAMYNLFRYGYAADLVSWLSYITLPAITLGTYFTALITRLTRSGMVDELGKPYVTATEAKGLPETLIRYKHVLRNTLIPIITVLGLQLGTLMGGAVITEEVFNWPGLGQMFITSLRNGDWPVVQGIVLFIAVAFVVINIFVDALYARLNPQVTDK, encoded by the coding sequence ATGGCATTCGGAAAGTTTCTAATACGACGGATCGCACAAGGAGTGTTCGTCGTCTGGGGCGTCGTGACGATCACGTTTGCCCTACGCGCGCTCTCGCCGGGCGATCCGGTGAACCTAGTCGCTGGTCAAGTCCCTGACGAGGCGACCCGACAACAGATTCGACAGGATCTCGGGCTCGATCAGCCGATATCCGTCCAGTACTTCACCTATCTTAGTGATCTCTTGACAGGTAACTTGGGGTTTTCGTACAACCAGCGTCGATCTGTCAACGACATCATCGCACAACACTTCGCCGCGACCGTCGAACTCGCCGTGGCGGCGACGGTCGTCGCGATCGTTATCGCGATTCCTCTCGGCGTTGTCAGTGCGACACGGCGTGATGAGCCTGCGGATTATGCGGCGACGCTCGGCTCGCTTGTCGGGATCAGTACGCCGAACTTCTGGCTCGGGATCATGTTGATCCTGATCGTAGCCATGCAGGTCGGGTTCCTCCCGACGTCGGGTCGTGGCGTTGCGTTCCACGAGGCGATGTACAACCTCTTTCGGTACGGATACGCCGCCGACTTAGTCTCGTGGCTCAGTTATATTACGTTGCCAGCGATCACGCTCGGCACGTATTTTACGGCGCTGATTACACGATTGACTCGCAGCGGGATGGTCGACGAACTCGGGAAACCGTACGTAACCGCGACGGAAGCCAAGGGACTGCCGGAGACGCTGATTCGGTACAAACACGTTCTTCGGAACACGCTCATCCCGATTATCACGGTACTTGGTCTCCAACTCGGGACGTTGATGGGTGGGGCGGTGATCACCGAAGAAGTGTTCAACTGGCCCGGATTGGGACAAATGTTCATCACGTCGCTTCGGAACGGTGATTGGCCGGTCGTCCAGGGTATCGTCCTCTTTATTGCAGTGGCGTTCGTCGTGATTAACATCTTCGTCGACGCGCTTTATGCCCGATTGAATCCGCAGGTGACCGACAAATGA